The segment CTTCCCATTTTCTCGCGTAACTGGGGCAAGAAGCCTGATGGCAGCATGATTCCATTTGAGAAACTTGCTTTTGAGGCTCCGATTGGAAGCGGCCCTTACTTAATAGAGTCGTTCAAGGCTGGCAAATCGATTGTCTATAAAAAGAACCCACAGTATTGGGCTGATCAACTTGCTAAGCCGCTCAATATTCGGGTTGGCTTTTACAACTTCGATCGTGTGCTCTACAAACTCTATAGTGATGATGCTGTTCGCCTTGAGGCATTTAAGGCAGGGGAGTTCGATGCCATCGTAGAGTATCGCGCCAAAATTTGGGCCAAAGGATATGTTGGTTCAAAGTTTGCTAACGGCACGCTGACGAAGAAAGCATTCATCAATCACAATGGTGCAGGCATGCAAGGTTTTGCAATGAATATTCGCAAACCTATTTTTCAGGATCCGCGCGTTCGCCAAGCTTTAGGATTGGCATTAGATTTTGAGTGGCTTAATCGCCAGATCTTTTTTGACCAATACGGTCGCATTAATAGTTACTTCACGAATAGTGATTTGAGTGCGAACTTTGATGGTCCAAGCAAGCCGACTGATGGGGAGTTGAAGTTGCTCAAGTCCCTCAAGACCCAATATCCCCAGTGGGTGCCTGATGCGGTGTTTGGGCCGATGCCGCCGGCCCCATCAACTGCGCCGCCAGGCAGCTTGAGGCAAAACCTACGCAAAGCGCGAGAGTTATTAATGCATGCGGGTTGGCAATATCGCGGTGGCGCTTTGCGCAATGAAAAGGGTGAGCCGTTTCGATTTGAGATTGTGGAGGATGGCGGATTCTTCCTCAGAGTGATTTCGGCATACATTCGCAATCTTGAAAAGCTCGGAATTCAGGTGGATGTGCGCACTAGTGACTTTGCACTTCATCAAAAACGCATGAATGAATTTGATTTTGATATGACGACTGTGCGTTTCCAGGATTCACAAAATCCTGGAAGTGAGTTGTGGGATCGCTTTGGTAGTCAGGCTGCAAAAGAAAAAGGTTCGGATAACGTGATCGGAATTCAATCGCCGGTTGTCGATGCGCTAGTTTCGGAAATTACGAGAGCCCAAAATCGAGATCAATTAAGAACGGCTGCTCGCGCACTCGATCGGGTCTTGTGGAATAGCTATTACGTAGTGCCGCAGTGGTACAACCCCACCCATCGTGTCGCCTTCCGCAAGGAAATGCGTTATCCAGAGCCGCCACTGTATTACCAAGCCGAGCCCTGGATTATGCAAAATTGGTGGAAAGAGGAGAGTAAATAATGCAAGCTCAAATGCGCGTTTATATCCTCAAGCGTTTGTTATTAATGATCCCGACTCTCTTGGGTGTCTTAACGCTTACATTCGCCGTGGTGCAATTTGTTCCAGGTGGTCCAGTTGAACAAATGGTGCTTGAGCTCAAAGGCAAAGGTGGCGCTGCAACCGGTGGCAGCGAATCTTCTGGCGCAGGCGCAAGTGCAAACTATCGAGGGCGCCAAGGTATTGATGCGCAGCG is part of the Polynucleobacter tropicus genome and harbors:
- a CDS encoding extracellular solute-binding protein; amino-acid sequence: MRAQTLFASSALFRKITQFLLLVALTAALSGLALAAQGIAQYGKPKYPEGFTHFDYVNPNAPKGGTLVLPNPGQRTSFDKFNPFTLRGVTAPGIELMFESLAEGSADETSSVYGLLADDIEVARDRKSVTFHIRPEAKFSDGSPVLAADVKYSFDVLMSGKAHPRYKTTFADITSAVVLSDRLVRFEFKNNNSELPILAGTLPIFSRNWGKKPDGSMIPFEKLAFEAPIGSGPYLIESFKAGKSIVYKKNPQYWADQLAKPLNIRVGFYNFDRVLYKLYSDDAVRLEAFKAGEFDAIVEYRAKIWAKGYVGSKFANGTLTKKAFINHNGAGMQGFAMNIRKPIFQDPRVRQALGLALDFEWLNRQIFFDQYGRINSYFTNSDLSANFDGPSKPTDGELKLLKSLKTQYPQWVPDAVFGPMPPAPSTAPPGSLRQNLRKARELLMHAGWQYRGGALRNEKGEPFRFEIVEDGGFFLRVISAYIRNLEKLGIQVDVRTSDFALHQKRMNEFDFDMTTVRFQDSQNPGSELWDRFGSQAAKEKGSDNVIGIQSPVVDALVSEITRAQNRDQLRTAARALDRVLWNSYYVVPQWYNPTHRVAFRKEMRYPEPPLYYQAEPWIMQNWWKEESK